Proteins found in one Coffea eugenioides isolate CCC68of chromosome 5, Ceug_1.0, whole genome shotgun sequence genomic segment:
- the LOC113771711 gene encoding putative late blight resistance protein homolog R1A-3 → MASSSITCISSALDDLQSLLNIFHYPEFLLSVKNWLTFLRTFILCATKWGKDYVHLASDDKEEVDNHHASLEALIVRIEDAISKRAQELHSIYLSSSENPSYNQAFKIVDCIEGSDMVSLRPEIYRWYFFFSDCSSKLSSNLIVRKDDIMEFMDSLLESLEDFHDWGFADGLIKALEEKLEFLKNFIRFVTLHDVEDTQLGPLLTHVKAVAIKAARLSYQCKFVKKSELQDETDKSILELLLKIIPVEPQVHETCVQALIASNLSRKSLGDTDEQILRDFLDSLLCNLGDILKSGLAILSPSLNAIKDGVLLSQDMELLSSDLLKKIQLIETTVAQRCPEPSLFDYPKTNGLGFIDFLLENLIELTSTEAGSITFMNHPIQAVQEELVCLRSLLGRIVELRSEDEELQAIRDCAIEVAYKIEFLVDSLMVGDDLDSSSMSFHSIVEEIKIIKAKALQICDNDRLHGKVKKVSKRLFHMPTQLNKPIINDVVVGLEYEAASIISRLTRGSLQLQIVSIVGMPGLGKTTLARKVYNSSSVMSYFYKRAWCTVSQVYHKRNLLLEILSCIESKLPGNVFEMSEEDLAHEVKRRLLRNKYLIVLDDVWDIEAFNGLEASFPDNGNGSRVILTSRRQDVAPQDKLDQEPHSLRQLTPDESWDLLKAKLYPGQDLAPPELCEIRQKVVEMCQGLPLTVVILAGILSSMDRHDWKEVVEGLSSRNVSSTEQCTATLELSYKHLPDNLKACFLYFGAFPEDYEHNTKRLISLWVAEGFVQKTQLKRSEDVANDYLMELISRSLVIVSKPRSIDGVKACRIHDLLYEFCVTKAKGEKLLQLVRRYDELSAFTMPCYLRRLCIDSKPEHFDNLRLFSSAIRCLLLFHHGGVDRERSFDLRFIFSIIKLVKVLDLSQIQLRPTFPRELELLVHLRYLAILGNGSPIPASICNLSNLETLIWENFSFHSSVSLPDTIWNLKKLRHLQLKDKISKNYHFRFPEDNLDNSSQLCDLDILSCLSLNPRKNINKLLRKFPNIRKLRSSLYLNHGYEHHVAIECLSQLESLDLSCVVYGGDRYQLDIQFPLIIKKLTLSYFRLPWSKMSAIGNLPNLEVLKLLDRSFEGELWEMEVEKFPKVKFLKLDSLDIVKWTASEYEDQDYFPSLQKLVLESCDALQEIPSCLGNSSTLEIIEVSKCPNCTSSLEEIQEEQRSNGYTDLMILIS, encoded by the exons ATGGCCTCCAGTAGTATTACTTGCATTTCTTCCGCCTTGGATGATTTGCAATCGCTCTTGAATATTTTTCATTATCCGGAGTTTTTGCTTAGCGTGAAAAACTGGCTAACATTTCTGAGAACATTTATTTTGTGTGCGACAAAGTGGGGCAAAGATTATGTGCATTTAGCATCTGACGACAAAGAGGAGGTAGATAATCATCATGCAAGTCTAGAAGCTCTGATAGTTCGGATTGAAGACGCCATTTCCAAAAGGGCACAGGAGCTTCACTCCATTTATCTTTCTAGTTCGGAGAATCCATCATATAATCAGGCTTTCAAGATTGTCGATTGTATAGAAGGATCAGACATGGTATCTTTGAGGCCAGAAATTTACAGATGGTACTTCTTCTTCTCAGATTGCTCATCAAAGCTTTCTAGTAATTTGATTGTCAGAAAAGATGACATTATGGAATTCATGGATTCTCTTCTGGAGAGTCTAGAGGATTTTCATGACTGGGGATTTGCGGATGGTCTCATCAAAGCCCTCGAAGAGAAGCTAGAGTTCCTGAAAAACTTCATCCGTTTTGTCACACTACATGACGTTGAAGACACACAATTGGGACCTTTATTGACTCATGTTAAAGCTGTGGCTATCAAAGCAGCGCGCCTCTCTTATCAGTGCAAGTTCGTGAAGAAATCCGAATTGCAGGATGAAACTGACAAAAGTATTTTGGAACTGCTGCTGAAGATTATTCCTGTAGAGCCCCAAGTCCATGAGACTTGTGTCCAGGCTCTGATTGCTTCAAACTTATCAAGAAAATCACTTGGGGACACAGATGAGCAAATATTGAGAGATTTTCTTGATTCTCTCCTGTGTAATCTTGGGGACATACTAAAATCTG GACTTGCTATTCTCTCCCCCTCTCTAAATGCAATCAAAGATGGTGTATTATTATCCCAGGATATGGAACTTTTGTCATCtgatttgttgaaaaagattcaGCTTATCGAGACAACGGTTGCACAGAGATGTCCAGAACCATCATTGTTCGACTATCCCAAGACCAACGGATTGGGCTTTATTGATTTCCTTCTAGAAAATCTGATAGAACTGACAAGTACTGAGGCTGGCTCGATTACTTTCATGAATCATCCAATTCAAGCAGTCCAGGAAGAACTTGTTTGTTTACGCTCTTTGCTGGGGAGAATTGTGGAGTTGCGCAGTGAAGATGAGGAGCTCCAAGCAATTCGGGATTGTGCTATAGAGGTGGCATACAAGATAGAGTTTCTTGTTGATTCCTTAATGGTTGGGGATGATCTAGATTCTTCTTCAATGTCGTTTCATTCCATTGTAGAAGAAATTAAGATCATTAAGGCTAAGGCTTTGCAGATTTGTGATAATGATAGACTTCATGGCAAAGTTAAGAAAGTAAGCAAGAGGCTCTTTCACATGCCAACACAGTTAAATAAGCCAATAATCAATGATGTGGTGGTGGGATTGGAGTATGAGGCTGCATCGATAATTAGTCGACTCACAAGAGGATCACTCCAACTGCAAATTGTTTCCATTGTGGGTATGCCAGGACTAGGTAAGACAACTTTAGCTAGAAAAGTTTACAATAGTTCGTCAGTTATGTCCTATTTTTATAAGCGTGCTTGGTGTACTGTTTCTCAAGTGTATCACAAGAGAAATCTGTTACTTGAAATTTTGAGTTGTATTGAATCCAAGCTTCCTGGCAATGTTTTTGAGATGAGTGAAGAAGATCTGGCTCATGAAGTCAAAAGACGTTTGTTAAGGAACAAATACCTCATTGTTTTGGATGATGTATGGGACATTGAAGCATTCAATGGATTAGAAGCCTCATTCCCTGACAATGGAAATGGAAGTAGAGTTATCTTGACGAGTCGACGTCAAGATGTTGCTCCCCAAGATAAACTTGACCAAGAACCTCATTCTCTTCGTCAACTCACACCTGATGAGAGCTGGGATTTGCTAAAAGCAAAGTTATATCCTGGACAAGATTTGGCTCCTCCTGAACTATGTGAAATTAGACAGAAAGTCGTGGAAATGTGTCAAGGACTACCTCTTACGGTTGTCATCCTTGCTGGAATTCTCTCAAGCATGGACCGACATGATTGGAAAGAGGTTGTGGAAGGTTTAAGTTCAAGGAATGTTTCTAGCACAGAACAATGTACCGCTACTTTAGAGCTGAGTTACAAACATTTACCAGATAATTTGAAGgcatgttttctttattttggagcCTTTCCAGAAGACTATGAACACAATACCAAGAGGTTGATTTCCCTATGGGTCGCTGAAGGATTTGTTCAAAAAACTCAGCTCAAGAGATCAGAGGATGTGGCAAATGATTACCTGATGGAACTTATTAGCAGAAGCTTAGTCATAGTTTCCAAACCAAGATCCATCGATGGGGTCAAAGCTTGTCGCATTCACGATTTATTATATGAGTTTTGTGTGACAAAAGCCAAAGGAGAAAAGCTTTTGCAGCTGGTACGTAGGTACGATGAACTATCTGCTTTCACCATGCCATGCTACCTACGCCGCTTATGCATTGATTCTAAGCCTGAGCACTTTGACAACTTGAGGTTATTTTCTTCCGCAATACGCTGTCTATTATTATTCCATCATGGTGGTGTAGACCGTGAAAGAAGTTTTGACCTGCGATTCATTTTTAGCATCATCAAACTTGTCAAAGTGTTAGATTTGAGCCAAATTCAACTAAGACCCACTTTTCCAAGAGAATTGGAACTGCTTGTTCATTTGCGGTACTTGGCAATTCTAGGTAATGGCAGTCCCATCCCAGCATCAATATGCAATCTCTcgaatttggaaactttgattTGGGAAAATTTTTCGTTTCATTCTTCAGTTTCATTGCCAGATACTATATGGAACCTGAAGAAACTAAGGCATTTACAGCTAAAGGACAAGATCTCTAAGAATTATCATTTTAGATTCCCTGAGGACAATCTTGACAACTCTTCACAATTGTGTGACTTAGATATCTTGTCCTGTCTAAGTCTCAATCCTCGGAAGAACATCAACAAGCTGTTGAGAAAGTTTCCAAATATCCGCAAGCTGAGAAGCTCTCTTTATCTCAATCATGGCTATGAACATCATGTCGCAATTGAGTGTCTAAGTCAATTGGAATCACTCGATTTGAGTTGCGTTGTTTACGGTGGTGACCGATATCAGTTAGATATCCAATTTCCTTTGATTATTAAAAAATTGACTCTGTCTTATTTTCGCTTGCCATGGAGCAAAATGTCAGCAATTGGAAATCTACCCAATCTTGAGGTGCTCAAATTACTCGACCGATCATTTGAGGGGGAATTATGGGAAATGGAAGTAGAAAAGTTCCCTAAAGTTAAGTTCCTGAAATTAGATTCCCTGGATATTGTGAAGTGGACAGCCTCTGAGTACGAGGACCAGGACTATTTTCCTAGTCTCCAGAAGTTAGTGTTGGAAAGCTGTGATGCATTGCAGGAGATCCCTTCTTGTTTGGGAAATAGTTCAACTCTCGAAATAATTGAGGTGTCAAAATGTCCCAACTGTACCAGTTCATTGGAGGAAATTCAGGAAGAGCAAAGAAGCAATGGATATACAGATCTGATGATCCTTATCTCATAA